In Allocoprobacillus halotolerans, a genomic segment contains:
- a CDS encoding helix-turn-helix domain-containing protein, with protein sequence MISYAPLFKTMKEKSITTYALIHHHGINPRIIHNIKHGKGISTFTLEKLCHALDCTPNDVIEFIKEENSD encoded by the coding sequence ATGATTAGTTATGCACCATTATTTAAGACAATGAAAGAAAAATCAATAACAACATATGCTTTGATTCATCATCATGGTATTAATCCAAGAATCATTCATAATATTAAACATGGTAAAGGTATTTCTACGTTTACTTTAGAAAAATTATGTCATGCATTGGATTGTACACCAAATGATGTGATCGAATTTATAAAAGAAGAAAATAGCGATTAA
- a CDS encoding YaaA family protein, producing the protein MKIIIAPSKTMKYSGIDIVGSKPLYPKETEYLHNLLKQYNDEQLCEFMKISYKQATQVYRYFHEPQTEHPALFFYQGTVFKQLDLSSYHLHQTYLENHLRILDAYYGVLLYNTSITPYRLDMTMKPQNMNLYEYWYTPLYQHFEQEDYIISLASKEFTNMLRHPHIYFIDFIIIDQGKIKRNAVIIKKARGQMLNQMILQEIETLDELKTLNIDGFTYNPQYDQEGTLAFVKERT; encoded by the coding sequence ATGAAGATTATCATTGCCCCAAGTAAAACAATGAAATATAGTGGTATAGATATTGTTGGATCAAAACCACTTTACCCAAAAGAAACAGAATATTTACATAACCTATTAAAACAATATAACGATGAACAATTATGTGAATTCATGAAAATTTCTTATAAACAAGCTACTCAAGTCTATCGATATTTTCATGAACCACAAACTGAACACCCCGCTCTTTTCTTTTATCAGGGAACAGTTTTTAAACAATTAGATTTATCAAGCTATCATTTACATCAAACATATCTTGAAAATCATTTAAGAATACTAGATGCCTATTATGGTGTTTTATTGTATAACACAAGTATTACACCTTATCGTTTAGATATGACCATGAAACCTCAAAATATGAATCTCTATGAATATTGGTATACTCCTTTATATCAACATTTTGAACAAGAAGATTATATTATTTCTTTAGCTTCTAAAGAATTTACCAATATGTTAAGACATCCTCATATTTATTTTATTGATTTTATAATCATTGATCAGGGTAAAATCAAAAGGAATGCTGTGATTATAAAAAAAGCAAGAGGACAAATGTTAAATCAAATGATTTTACAAGAAATTGAAACATTGGATGAATTAAAGACTTTAAATATTGATGGATTTACTTATAATCCTCAATATGATCAAGAAGGTACGCTTGCTTTTGTGAAAGAGAGAACATAA
- a CDS encoding nucleoid-associated protein, translating into MNTIVINKILMHMLDFEHRKIYHSTDFVDMNETSIDYYRKKVEKALNSPSLKELTVGSLHEMMLRSEKMVESNEEFIKQAHEMTDKLFALGSVIEEMPNSNVLFVDCYKNGERYVGALKLNYRYIPMSVIDENNIRITKKQVLPTMGSPVDEAIIVNVDTKKLYLIEKKYTIDGKLDFYLNAQWIKGEEKLTDKQKISTMKKVVRKMDDIYNVNDGKALPLMKHEIQEKIDTNQPVKPLEIVKKVLERDGQAQEESEIMMKDLGIGEEDQIESLSLPSMDKCKLVLDDDIEISLPIEEYLSGDKVEKVKQEDGTYSVLLKDVSEVIVK; encoded by the coding sequence ATGAATACAATAGTTATCAATAAAATATTAATGCATATGTTAGATTTTGAACATCGAAAGATTTATCATTCTACTGATTTTGTAGATATGAATGAAACATCTATTGATTATTATCGTAAGAAAGTAGAAAAAGCACTAAATTCTCCATCATTAAAAGAATTGACAGTAGGTTCTTTACATGAAATGATGTTAAGAAGTGAAAAAATGGTGGAAAGTAATGAAGAATTTATCAAACAGGCTCATGAAATGACAGATAAATTATTTGCGTTAGGATCAGTGATTGAAGAAATGCCTAACAGTAATGTTTTATTTGTTGATTGTTATAAAAATGGAGAAAGATATGTAGGTGCTTTAAAGCTGAATTATCGTTATATTCCTATGAGTGTCATTGATGAAAACAATATTCGTATTACGAAAAAACAAGTCTTACCAACAATGGGTTCACCAGTTGATGAAGCCATTATTGTAAATGTTGATACAAAGAAATTATATTTAATTGAAAAGAAATATACGATTGATGGAAAACTTGATTTCTATTTAAATGCACAATGGATTAAAGGTGAAGAAAAACTTACTGATAAACAGAAAATATCAACGATGAAAAAAGTTGTTAGAAAAATGGATGATATTTATAATGTGAATGATGGAAAAGCTTTACCTTTAATGAAACATGAAATACAGGAAAAAATTGATACGAATCAGCCTGTAAAACCTTTAGAAATTGTGAAAAAGGTTTTAGAAAGAGATGGACAAGCACAAGAAGAAAGTGAAATCATGATGAAAGATTTGGGAATTGGTGAAGAAGATCAGATTGAGAGTTTATCTTTACCATCAATGGATAAATGTAAACTTGTTTTAGATGACGATATTGAAATCAGTTTGCCAATTGAAGAATATTTATCTGGGGATAAAGTAGAAAAAGTGAAACAGGAAGATGGGACTTATTCTGTTTTATTAAAAGATGTGAGTGAAGTGATTGTAAAGTAA
- a CDS encoding nitroreductase family protein, translating into MNQVIKELFERKSVRAYREDKITLEEKEMILKAAMQAPTAGNMALYSVIEIQDQAIKDQLAITCDHQPFISQAPLVLLF; encoded by the coding sequence ATGAATCAAGTTATTAAAGAACTTTTTGAAAGAAAATCTGTTCGTGCTTATCGTGAAGATAAAATCACTTTAGAAGAAAAAGAAATGATATTAAAAGCCGCTATGCAAGCACCAACAGCTGGCAATATGGCACTTTATTCTGTTATTGAAATTCAAGATCAGGCAATCAAAGATCAACTCGCCATCACTTGTGATCATCAACCTTTTATCAGTCAGGCACCATTGGTACTCCTTTTTTAG
- a CDS encoding AI-2E family transporter — protein sequence MIDKTQIVKKNKIIFYLTYAILLAFIVFNYETVFAMLSDILSLATPFYIAIIIAFILNIPMRKIEHFYGKKIKRKGLKRGLSIATTLILAVILIILFSSFIIPRLGESIALIITNIFNYANRLVTMVNDALAHFKINYAINYDSIQETLTGLDLNHLLSQSGNILGNAGINLIFQSFGIFSVFINTITSFIMAIYLLANKETHLRQLKKVVTFLFGYYRSLVIFDIGAEANHYFNGFVSGQLLESCILMFLMYVGFRLTGLPFPELIAFIIGIASLIPMFGGYFGFAVGFILVLAVNSAQAIVFTICFVFIQQFEANLIYPRVVGGAVGISGLYVLLSLVIFGNLFGFFGLLIAVPSMALIYAVGSRVVNISLYRNHIEITDKTIKKFDK from the coding sequence ATGATTGACAAAACTCAAATTGTCAAAAAGAATAAAATTATTTTTTATTTGACATATGCCATTTTATTAGCTTTTATTGTTTTTAATTATGAAACAGTCTTTGCGATGTTGAGTGATATCCTTTCTCTAGCAACACCGTTTTATATTGCGATTATTATTGCATTTATTTTAAATATACCAATGCGTAAGATTGAGCATTTTTATGGTAAAAAGATAAAAAGGAAAGGATTAAAACGTGGTTTAAGTATTGCGACTACTTTGATTTTAGCTGTTATCCTCATCATTTTATTTTCATCGTTTATTATTCCTAGACTTGGTGAAAGTATTGCTTTAATTATTACAAATATTTTTAATTATGCGAATCGTCTTGTGACAATGGTTAATGATGCTTTGGCACATTTCAAAATTAATTATGCGATTAATTATGATTCCATTCAAGAAACTTTAACAGGTCTTGATTTAAATCATTTGCTTTCTCAAAGTGGTAATATTTTAGGAAATGCTGGAATAAACTTAATTTTTCAATCTTTTGGTATTTTTAGTGTTTTTATTAATACAATTACTTCCTTTATTATGGCTATTTACTTATTGGCTAATAAGGAAACACATTTAAGACAATTAAAGAAAGTTGTCACTTTCTTATTTGGATATTATCGTTCTTTAGTCATCTTTGATATCGGTGCTGAAGCAAACCATTATTTCAATGGCTTTGTTTCTGGACAATTATTAGAAAGTTGTATTTTAATGTTCTTGATGTATGTAGGCTTTAGATTGACTGGCTTACCTTTCCCAGAATTGATTGCTTTCATTATTGGTATTGCTAGTTTAATTCCAATGTTTGGTGGTTATTTTGGTTTTGCAGTTGGCTTTATTCTTGTTTTAGCTGTTAATTCTGCACAAGCTATTGTCTTTACTATCTGTTTTGTATTTATCCAACAATTTGAAGCCAATCTGATTTATCCTCGTGTCGTAGGTGGTGCTGTTGGTATTTCTGGTTTATATGTTTTACTTTCATTAGTTATTTTTGGAAATCTCTTTGGTTTCTTTGGATTATTGATAGCTGTGCCAAGTATGGCATTGATTTATGCAGTAGGCAGCCGTGTTGTTAATATTTCTTTATATCGTAATCATATTGAAATTACGGATAAAACAATTAAAAAATTTGATAAATAA
- a CDS encoding ChbG/HpnK family deacetylase has product MEYMKLILRADDLGFSEAVSLGILKAVKDGLITSVGMMPNMPSASYGYQLVKDYDIALGQHTNICVGKPLSDSSLIPSLVQPNGEFCSSKEIRSRQEDTICVEECEIEIEAQLKRFQEITGRNPDYFEGHAVFSKNFFIALENVAKRHHLFFCNPNLDPKWEEEHQLYGLPFFKEDEKGLYNPSEYM; this is encoded by the coding sequence ATGGAATATATGAAATTAATTTTACGTGCAGATGATTTGGGTTTTAGTGAAGCAGTGAGTTTAGGGATTTTAAAAGCTGTGAAAGATGGTTTAATTACAAGTGTAGGAATGATGCCCAATATGCCAAGTGCTTCTTACGGTTATCAATTGGTAAAAGATTATGATATTGCGTTAGGGCAACATACAAATATTTGTGTTGGAAAACCATTGAGTGATTCTTCACTTATTCCTTCATTAGTTCAGCCTAATGGAGAATTTTGTTCAAGTAAAGAAATTAGATCACGTCAAGAAGATACGATATGTGTTGAAGAATGTGAAATTGAAATAGAAGCGCAATTAAAAAGATTTCAAGAAATTACAGGAAGAAATCCAGATTATTTTGAAGGACATGCTGTGTTTTCAAAAAATTTCTTTATCGCTTTAGAAAATGTTGCGAAAAGACATCATCTTTTCTTTTGTAATCCAAATCTTGATCCAAAGTGGGAAGAAGAACATCAATTATATGGTTTGCCTTTCTTTAAAGAGGATGAAAAGGGATTATATAATCCTAGTGAATATATGTAG
- a CDS encoding GNAT family N-acetyltransferase, protein MLKIRHEKQEDYTIVENVIRQAFYNVYMPGCYEHYLTHVMRHHEDFIPELDFVMELDGQIIGNIMYTKAKLVDENNHEKDILTFGPVSILPAYQKQGYGHQLMEYSFQQATLLGYDTIVILGNPRVYLPLGFQSSHKYNICLEMENSLLPCL, encoded by the coding sequence ATGTTGAAAATTAGACATGAAAAACAAGAAGATTATACAATTGTAGAAAATGTCATTAGACAAGCTTTTTATAATGTTTATATGCCTGGTTGTTATGAACATTATTTAACTCATGTGATGCGTCATCATGAAGATTTCATACCAGAATTAGATTTTGTCATGGAATTAGATGGACAAATTATTGGTAACATTATGTATACTAAAGCCAAACTTGTTGATGAAAACAATCATGAAAAAGATATTTTAACTTTTGGACCAGTTAGCATCTTACCTGCATATCAAAAACAGGGATATGGACATCAACTGATGGAATATTCTTTTCAGCAAGCCACTTTACTTGGCTACGATACGATTGTGATTTTAGGAAATCCTCGTGTCTATCTACCACTTGGTTTCCAATCATCACACAAATATAACATTTGTTTAGAAATGGAAAATTCCCTACTGCCATGCTTGTGA
- a CDS encoding DJ-1/PfpI family protein, giving the protein MQAAVLFKDGFEELEALSVVDVLRRANITCQMVGMDTMFAKSSHGIEVKMDQVFDESVYEADVVVLPGGLPGATSLRDDERVINILKTFNQQNKWIAAICAGPISLEKAGVVTGKNLLVIQDLKKKFLQVYIRTYWFVVIKM; this is encoded by the coding sequence ATGCAAGCTGCTGTTTTATTTAAAGATGGTTTTGAAGAATTAGAGGCTTTAAGTGTTGTTGATGTTTTAAGACGTGCGAATATCACATGTCAAATGGTAGGAATGGATACGATGTTTGCTAAGAGTTCACATGGTATTGAAGTGAAAATGGATCAGGTATTTGATGAAAGTGTTTATGAAGCTGATGTTGTGGTATTACCAGGTGGACTTCCAGGAGCAACTTCACTTCGTGATGATGAAAGAGTGATTAATATTTTGAAAACATTTAATCAACAAAACAAATGGATTGCAGCCATCTGTGCTGGTCCTATTTCATTAGAAAAAGCTGGTGTTGTGACTGGAAAAAATTTACTTGTTATCCAGGATTTGAAAAAGAAATTCCTTCAGGTATACATCAGGACGTATTGGTTTGTTGTGATCAAAATGTGA
- a CDS encoding nitroreductase family protein: MYEHYYDDVPKLEESDLILALEDSMIAAQNAVTAAWSLGIGSCYIGDILENFEIHQKLFDLPKYAIPATLVVFGKPTTQQQERQKPKRFALEDIVSVNTYHHRTMDETKQMFMNHTGKNEEQIENYIQAFAKRKFYSDFRQEMNRSVRKIIESWMK; encoded by the coding sequence ATGTATGAACATTATTATGATGATGTGCCAAAACTAGAAGAATCTGATTTGATATTAGCATTGGAAGACAGCATGATTGCAGCACAAAACGCTGTGACAGCTGCTTGGTCACTAGGCATAGGTTCTTGTTATATTGGGGATATTTTAGAAAACTTTGAGATTCATCAAAAACTTTTTGATTTACCAAAGTATGCTATTCCTGCGACACTTGTTGTTTTTGGTAAACCAACAACACAACAACAAGAACGTCAAAAGCCAAAACGATTTGCTTTAGAAGATATTGTCAGTGTGAATACTTATCATCATCGTACAATGGATGAAACAAAGCAAATGTTTATGAATCATACTGGAAAAAATGAAGAACAGATAGAAAATTATATTCAAGCTTTTGCAAAAAGGAAATTTTATTCTGATTTTCGTCAGGAAATGAATCGTTCAGTTAGAAAAATCATAGAATCTTGGATGAAATAA